Below is a genomic region from Staphylococcus carnosus.
TGCAAAATTATTAATGTCACTTACTCAAGATAAATGGATGGGTATATTGCTCACATTGGTGCCGAAACCTATTCGCAATTTCGGTTACGATTTATTCGCAAACAATCGCGATAAAATGTGGCATGCAGAATGGCAAAAACCGAATGCCTATGAACAATCATTCTTCATAGATTAAAAAAGTGGAAATCCAAATGTAAAAATAATTGTAGTAGTCGATGTTTTCAATGGTGCGCTTGCATTTGAATTAATTGAGAATAGAAACTTTAGTGATGTTATATTAATTGCTAATAAATCAACAAGTTTTTCTGTGATTGGTTTGGGTGCCCAAGGTGCTATGCCATACTACTCTCAAATTGAATAGACTTATCAAAAGAGGGTATATATAACTTGTGGGGATATTTTAAAGCAAATGGATTCTTGATTAGAATTATTTTAATCTAAGACCTAATTTCTCTTTACAGATTAGAATTATTATAATATAATAGTTATTATAAAGAGAAAACGACAACAACTTAAAGGAGCGATTATTTTTATGGCAAACAAACAAGATGTAGTAGATGTGTTAAATGAACAAGTAGCAAACTGGACAGTGTTATATACAAAAATTCATAACTTCCATTGGTTTGTAAAAGGACCTCATTTCTTCTCATTACATGTTAAATTTGAAGAATTATACAATGAAGCAAGTGAAACAATTGATGAATTAGCTGAACGTATTTTAGCTATCGGTGGCGCACCAATTGCTACTATGAAAAAAAGCTTAGATGTAGCTATCGTTGATGAAGCTGAATCAGAAGGTTCTGCTGAAGATATGGTAAATGCAATTTCTAAAGACTTCAGTAATATCTCTGATCAATTAGAAAAAGCAATTGAAGTTGCTGGAGATGCTGAAGATGATGTATCACAAGATATGTTAATCGCATTGCAAACATCTGTAGATAAACACAACTGGATGTTCCAATCTTTCTTAGGTAAATAATCGTTCGAAAACGGTTGAATATGGGCATATATCAAACTCTTACTTTATTTTTTAAAAGTAAGAGTTTTTTATTTTGAAATAATTAAGGTTTTGTAAAATAGAGTTGACGTTAACAAGTAGTTTTGTATAATAAATTTCAGAAAGTACTTTGATATTTATTAAATATAAAATGTGCGCCATGTGATGTGTAAGATTCATAAAACAACGATACATAAAAACATGATATTAACAGATGAAAATGAGAGGACGTGGCCAGTCAAAATGAATCGTTATATAGGGGGATTTTTAGCTGCAACGCTATTATTAGGCGGATGTAGTCAAAAAGATGATGAAAATCATAATAGTAAAAAAGATCATGTCAAAACTGTTCAGCAAGGCAAAGGTACTAAACATCAAGTCGCTCATATAGATGGTGTCACTAAAGTTGATGGTATAATTTTAGTGAATAAATCAGTTCCGATTGCAAAAGGTTATAATAAAGGCGAAGATGCAGTTGCTAAAACACAATTAAGTAAAATGATTAGTGATGGCAGAAAAGAAGGATTGAATATTATCTATAGAAGTGGTTTCAGATCTTATGCTGAACAAACACAACTTTATAATAGTTATGTTCAGCGTGATGGTAAAAAGGCAGCTGATAAGTATAGTGCAGCTCCTGGTACTTCTGAACATCAAACTGGATTGGCTTTTGATATTGGTACCAATCCTAGTAACTCAGATTTCAAAACTGCATTCGGTTCAACAGCAGAAGGAAGATGGTTGGCTAAAAATGCTTATAAATATGGGTTCATTTTAAGATATCCAAAAGGTAAAGAAAAAATAACAGGTTATCAATATGAACCATGGCATTTTAGATATGTCGGCAAAAAGGCTGCAAAAGCTATTCATGATCAGAAAACTACATTAGAAGAATATTTAGATTATGGATACAACAAAAGAAAATGATAAAAAAAGTGCGCACTTTTTCGGTTCGCACTTTTTTTATCAGGATAAAGTTTTATCAGGATTATGCAATTTCTAATGCAATTTCCATCATTTGAGTAAATGAGTTTTGACGTTCCTCAGCTGTAGTTGCTTCATCACGTAAAATGTGATCACTTACAGTGAAAATACCTAACGCTTTTTTACCTGCATAAGTTGCGTTTAAGTAAAGGCCAGCTGATTCCATTTCAATACCTAAAATTCCCATACGGTGCCATTGATCATTAAAAGTAGGGTCAGCATTGTAGAATGTATCTGATGAAAGCACATTACCAACGTGTGTAGTTGCACCTAGTTCATCAGCAGCTTTTTTAGCTTTTACCATTAAGTCGAAATCTCCAAGAGGAGCAAAGTGACCAGGAATATTGTATTGATCTACATAACTAGAATTTGTAGAAGCCCCTTGTGCAATAATAATATCGTATAAATTAACATCTTCTTGTAATGCACCACAAGAACCTACTCTGATAATTGTATCTACATCAAAAGTGTTATAAAGTTCATATGAGTATATTCCGATACTTGGAATCCCCATACCTGATCCCATTACAGAAACTTCTTTACCTTTGTATGTTCCAGTGTATCCGAACATATTTCGAACTTCGTTAAATTGTACTACATCTTCTAAATAGTTATCAGCAATATATTTTGCACGTAACGGGTCGCCTGGCATTAAAACAGTTTTAGCAATTTTAGTACCATTTGGTTGAATATGTGGTGTACCTTTTGTCATATATAATCTGCTCCTTCATTAAAAAAGAATATTTAATTTAAAGATAACATGAGAAGGGCTGATTTGCGAGGATAATAATGTTTGCACATGTTTTTGAGTTGAATTTGTGAAAATTCTTATTTAGGAGAATCTCTTATATTTTAGTAGGCTAAAATATTTGGTAAAATAGTAGACAAGAAGATAAAATAAATTAAGATAAATAGAAAAATTGGAGGCAATAATCCATGGATTACGCAAAATATATTGATCATACATTATTAAAACCAGATGCAACATTGGATCAAATTGATAAATTAATAGATGAAGCAAAAGAATATCATTTTAAATCTGTATGTATTAACCCGACATACGTTAAACATGCAGCTGAAGCTTTAAAAGATTCTGATGTATTGGTATGTACAGTAATTGGTTTCCCATTAGGTGCAAATACTTCAGCAACTAAAGCTTTTGAAGTTGAAGATGCTGTTAAGAATGGTGCCGACGAATTAGATATGATTATTAATATCGGAGCATTAAAGGATGGACGTTATGATGAAGTGAGAAAAGACATTGAAGCGGTTGTAAAAGCTTCAGGAGATCATACAGTTAAAGTGATTATTGAAACAGTATTATTAACTGACGAAGAAAAAAGAAAAGCTTCAGAAATTAGTAAAGAAGCAGGCGCTGATTTTGTTAAAACATCAACTGGTTTTGCAGGCGGCGGTGCCACTGTTGAAGACGTTAAGTTAATGAAAGAAGTAGTGGGCGATGATCTAGAAGTAAAAGCTTCTGGTGGCGTTCGTAATTTAGAAGACTTTAAAGCGATGATAGATGCAGGAGCAACACGTGTGGGAGCAAGTGCAGGAGTTCAAATTATTCAAGGATTAGAATCTGATTCAGACTATTAATAGAAATTATTCTAAAGTATACCTTTTCTTTTTTGAGAAGGTATACTTTTTTATTGCACAAAGAACAATATGAATATTTTAGGCTACTATATTGTACGCTTTATAAAACAGTGGTAATCTTAAAGAGATGTTAAATCAACAAAGGAGTTACAGCATGTATTTTACAACATTGACAGCAGAAGAATTTCAACAATTTACTAAAGAAAATTTTTCCACTACACGCAATATTCAAGGCATTTTCAATATAGAAACATAAATCAAAAGGATAGCCATTTAGTTGGAGTCAAAGATAGCAGTGATAATGTTATTGCAGCTTGTCTTTTAACTGAGGCAAGATGTTTAAGATATTTTAGATATTTCTATACTCACAGAGGCCCTGTAATGGATTATAGTGACATGAAATTAGTGAAATATTTTTTCGCCTCCCTTACTAAATATTTAAGAAAACTTAAATGTATTTATGTATTGGTAGACCCGTATCTACTTGAAAGCATTAGAGAGACAGACGGAGAAATTATAGATAAGTATAATAACAAGGTATTAATAAAAGAATTAGCAAAACTAGGCTATATTCATCAAGGATATTCAACAGGCTATTCTCAAATGAGCCAAATTAGATGGTTATCTGTTTTGGATTTAAAAGACAAAACGGAAACACAAATATTAAATGAGATGGACTATCAAACACGCAGAAATATTAAAAAAACATACGAAATGGGTGTGCAGGTCAGAACTTTATCTATAGATGAAACACCTGCATTTTTTGAATTATTCAGGATGGCAGAGGAAAAGCATGGGTTTAAATTTCGAGAATTAGAATACTTTAAACAAATGCAACATACCTATGGAAATCGTGCATTCTTAAAAATGGCTTATGTTGATCTACATAACTATTTAAATAAATTAAATGAGAAACAGAACGAGTTAGTCTCAGAGTTGAATAAAATTAATGCTAAATTAGAGGAAAGTCCTAATTCCAAAAAGACAAAAAGTAAATTGAATCAACTCAAACAACAAGAAGCGAGTAATAATCGTAAAATAAATGAAACGAAAGATTTAATAAAGACAAAAGGGGATACTTTAAATCTTGCGGCAGCATTATATTTGTACAACGAACATGAAGTTTATTATTTATCAAGTGGTTCTAACCCAGAATATAACCAATTCATGGGCGCTTATAGACTTCAATGGGAAATGATTAAATTTGCTAAAAAGAATCATATAGATCGTTATAATTTTTATGGTGTTACTGGAGATTTTTCTGATAACGCAGAGGATTATGGGGTACAAAGATTTAAAGAAGGTTTCAATGCATATATTGAAGAATATATTGGAGACTTTATAAAACCTGTACGCCCATTGATTTATAAATTATATCAACTCACTGAAAAAGCACGCCATAAATAAAAAAGTTGTATTATAAGAAGGATGAAATGCAACAATAATAGAATTTTAAAAAGACTGTTATTTAGATATCCTTTTTAATATAAATAGAGACTCCGATAATGAAATGATTTTTCACTACCGGAGTCTCTATTTATTTACTTATTATTAAACCACGTATTATTCACTGAAAATTTTATCCCATTGATCTCTTTTGTCTAAGAAATCTTGAGCAATTTCTTTCGCACCTTCTAGTGAGTGACTTGCTGCCCAACCACATTGAACTTCGTTGCATGCTGGTACTTCATCTGCTGCAAGAACATCTTTTAAAGTTGCTTCAATAATATTCAAAACATCTTCATAATCATCATGATTGATTAAAGATACATAAAATCCTGTTTGGCAACCCATAGGGCTTAAATCAACCACTTTATCAGTATGGTTTCTAATATTTTCAGCCATTAAATGTTCTAAAGAATGCAATCCTGGCATTTTCATGTGCTCTTTATTAGGTTGTTTGAAACGAATATCATATTTTTTAATTACATCGCCGTTTGCGCCTTCTACTGTTCCTGCTAAACGTACGAATGGTGCAACAACTTTAGTGTGGTCTAAATTGAAACTTTCAACGTTCATTTTTGGCATAACGTAAATCCTCCTCTAGTTCTTTGTATTAATTGTAACAAGCAAAAGGCACTTTTACAATTTGTATGGCTCAATTTTACGGTTTAAGTTGATAAGTTTACTCGGGATAAATTTATTAAATTTTCGAAAAAGTAATGACAAAGCCTAGAAAAAGCATTAAAATGTTTATTAATCGATTTTACTGATAAAGATATAATCATGAGATTGAAAGCTATAAACGAGAGTTCCCAGAATCTTTCAATGCTCAACAGATTTATAACTTTTGAATAAAGGGAGCTATGTGAAATGTCAGTTGAAACACAAGTTGAACAATTTATTAAAAATAAAGAGTCAGAATTTATAGATATTAGTCATAGAATTCATGAACGTCCGGAATTAGGAAACCAAGAAGTATTCGCTTCTGGTTTATTAATGCAAGAACTCACGAAATATGGATTTGAAATTGAACAAGATATTGCAGGACACCCAACTGGTTTTATTGCTGAATATAATAGTCATAAACCAGGCCCCACTATTGGCTTCCTTGCTGAATATGATGCATTGCCAGGTCTTGGACATGCATGCGGTCACAATGTTATTGGAACAACAAGTGTTTTAGCAGGTATCGCTTTGAAAGAAGTGATTGACGAAGTAGGAGGCAAAGTAGTTGTGCTCGGCTGTCCTGCAGAAGAGGGCGGCGAAAATGGAAGTGCCAAGGCAAGTTATGTTAAAGCAGGTGTCATTGATCAACTAGATGTTGCTTTAATGCTGCATCCAGGGAACGAAACGTATAAAACAATTAATACATTAGCAGTAGATGTATTAGATATTAAGTTTTACGGACGTAGTGCACATGCATCAGAAAATGCAGATGAGGCAATCAATGCATTAGATGCGATGATCAGTTTCTTTAATGGTATTGCACAACTTAGACAGCAAATTAAAAAGGGTGAACGTGTGCATGGTGTCATTTTAGATGGAGGCCAAGCTGCAAATATCATTCCTGATTTTACACATGCACGTTTTTATACGAGATCAAGAACAAGAAAAGATTTAGACTTTTTAACAAAACGTGTAGGTCAAATTGCACAAGGGGCAGCTGTACAAACAGGCTGTGATTATGAATGCAAACCTATTCAAAATGGTGTGAACGAATTTATTTTGACTCCTACATTAGATGAACTATTTGCTTATTATGCTAAAAAGTATGGAGAAGAAGTTAGTGAAGATGATTTTGGATATGGTTCAACAGATACAGGTAATGTCAGCCATGTGGTACCGACATTGCATGCGCATATTAAAATTGGACCAAGCAACTTAGTCGGGCATACTTATAAATTTAAAGAAGCTGCAGCGAGTGAGCATGGTGACAGCGCATTAATCAAAGGTGCAACAATTTTAACGCGTATGGCGCTAGATTTGATTTCTAATAACGAATTATTAAGAGAAATCAAAGAACAACATGTGCGCAAAGTGAAAAAAGCTTCACTGAAAGAATTCCGTAAGCATTCTGAACAGCCGAAAGT
It encodes:
- the deoD gene encoding purine-nucleoside phosphorylase gives rise to the protein MTKGTPHIQPNGTKIAKTVLMPGDPLRAKYIADNYLEDVVQFNEVRNMFGYTGTYKGKEVSVMGSGMGIPSIGIYSYELYNTFDVDTIIRVGSCGALQEDVNLYDIIIAQGASTNSSYVDQYNIPGHFAPLGDFDLMVKAKKAADELGATTHVGNVLSSDTFYNADPTFNDQWHRMGILGIEMESAGLYLNATYAGKKALGIFTVSDHILRDEATTAEERQNSFTQMMEIALEIA
- the deoC gene encoding deoxyribose-phosphate aldolase: MDYAKYIDHTLLKPDATLDQIDKLIDEAKEYHFKSVCINPTYVKHAAEALKDSDVLVCTVIGFPLGANTSATKAFEVEDAVKNGADELDMIINIGALKDGRYDEVRKDIEAVVKASGDHTVKVIIETVLLTDEEKRKASEISKEAGADFVKTSTGFAGGGATVEDVKLMKEVVGDDLEVKASGGVRNLEDFKAMIDAGATRVGASAGVQIIQGLESDSDY
- a CDS encoding D-alanyl-D-alanine carboxypeptidase family protein; the encoded protein is MNRYIGGFLAATLLLGGCSQKDDENHNSKKDHVKTVQQGKGTKHQVAHIDGVTKVDGIILVNKSVPIAKGYNKGEDAVAKTQLSKMISDGRKEGLNIIYRSGFRSYAEQTQLYNSYVQRDGKKAADKYSAAPGTSEHQTGLAFDIGTNPSNSDFKTAFGSTAEGRWLAKNAYKYGFILRYPKGKEKITGYQYEPWHFRYVGKKAAKAIHDQKTTLEEYLDYGYNKRK
- a CDS encoding S-ribosylhomocysteine lyase; translated protein: MPKMNVESFNLDHTKVVAPFVRLAGTVEGANGDVIKKYDIRFKQPNKEHMKMPGLHSLEHLMAENIRNHTDKVVDLSPMGCQTGFYVSLINHDDYEDVLNIIEATLKDVLAADEVPACNEVQCGWAASHSLEGAKEIAQDFLDKRDQWDKIFSE
- a CDS encoding Dps family protein, giving the protein MANKQDVVDVLNEQVANWTVLYTKIHNFHWFVKGPHFFSLHVKFEELYNEASETIDELAERILAIGGAPIATMKKSLDVAIVDEAESEGSAEDMVNAISKDFSNISDQLEKAIEVAGDAEDDVSQDMLIALQTSVDKHNWMFQSFLGK